A stretch of the Spirochaetota bacterium genome encodes the following:
- a CDS encoding PocR ligand-binding domain-containing protein, with translation MYMTGAFETILKSGAADLFDNFTALFDVRIAFFDVNGREIRAGLNKGSASFCSLLRTRFDFSDRCRACDIEMRAAAAESGQTVHYHCPAGLVEAITPVILHGRLCGFVMIGQVRDRTRFPSDLFRGRTTAEKKTLSRRFAELPYIAPERMKSFLAVYGSLIDNMIAKHHIALAGNAALEGMLAYMEANAEKNPPLADVAAAAKKKPSTASHIFRSVLKASFRHTMNEMRIRKTEEYAAEHPRATIGEIAERFAFTDQFHFSKLYKKYRGKSPSKMLRHP, from the coding sequence ATGTACATGACCGGAGCGTTCGAAACGATACTCAAAAGCGGTGCCGCCGACCTCTTCGATAATTTCACCGCGCTTTTCGACGTGCGCATCGCATTCTTCGATGTGAACGGCCGCGAGATACGCGCCGGGCTCAACAAGGGGTCTGCATCGTTCTGCTCGCTTCTCCGGACACGCTTCGATTTCTCCGATAGGTGCCGCGCCTGCGATATAGAAATGCGCGCGGCGGCGGCCGAGTCGGGGCAGACCGTGCATTATCACTGCCCCGCCGGTCTTGTTGAAGCGATAACACCCGTGATACTGCACGGCAGGCTCTGCGGTTTCGTGATGATCGGACAAGTGCGCGACCGTACGCGCTTTCCATCCGATCTGTTTCGCGGACGCACGACGGCAGAAAAAAAGACGCTCTCCCGCAGATTTGCCGAACTCCCGTACATAGCGCCGGAAAGGATGAAAAGTTTTCTGGCAGTATACGGATCGCTCATCGATAATATGATAGCGAAGCATCATATCGCGCTCGCGGGAAATGCCGCACTGGAGGGTATGCTCGCGTACATGGAAGCCAATGCGGAGAAAAACCCGCCGCTTGCCGATGTTGCCGCCGCCGCGAAAAAAAAGCCTTCCACCGCAAGTCATATCTTCCGCAGTGTGCTGAAGGCAAGCTTCCGGCATACCATGAACGAGATGCGTATACGAAAAACGGAGGAGTATGCGGCGGAGCATCCGCGCGCTACCATCGGTGAGATAGCCGAACGATTCGCATTTACCGATCAATTCCATTTCTCGAAGCTGTATAAGAAATACCGCGGGAAGTCCCCGTCGAAAATGCTGCGTCATCCGTAG
- the nspC gene encoding carboxynorspermidine decarboxylase, translating into MNKFGDIQLSDDITRRLSTPCYLVNDAAIENNLSILKDVGEKSDARIILALKGFAMWSYAPLVRKYLSGVTASSLNEALLGRKEFKGDVHVYAPAYRDDEIDRIVDNADHISFNSISQWMRLRDRVRKRKPSLSCAVRINPEHSEVKTRLYDPSAPHSRLGITIANFKAGVRELAGIDGLHFHNLCELGSDSLERTLKAVEKKFSFYFDRISWINMGGGHHITRDDYDRERLIRIIRDLKDRYHLTVYLEPGEAIALNTGVLVSRVLDVFSNNMNIAILDTSAAAHMPDVLEMPYRPEIQGAALPGKKRYTYRLGGMTCLAGDIIGDYSFDSPLAVGDALVFGDMAHYTMVKNNTFNGVGLPSIYRIDTRTGKLRHVRSFGYLDYRGRLS; encoded by the coding sequence ATGAATAAATTCGGCGACATACAATTGTCCGACGACATCACACGAAGGCTCTCCACACCATGCTATCTCGTCAACGACGCCGCGATAGAGAATAATCTCTCGATACTGAAGGATGTCGGAGAGAAATCAGACGCACGGATAATACTCGCGCTCAAAGGCTTCGCGATGTGGTCGTATGCACCGCTCGTGCGGAAGTATCTCTCCGGTGTCACCGCAAGCTCGCTCAACGAAGCGCTCCTCGGCAGGAAGGAATTCAAGGGCGACGTACACGTCTATGCGCCGGCATACCGTGACGATGAGATAGACCGCATCGTCGACAACGCCGATCATATCAGCTTCAATTCAATATCGCAGTGGATGCGCTTGCGCGATCGTGTCAGGAAAAGAAAGCCGTCGCTCTCATGCGCAGTCCGCATTAATCCCGAACATTCCGAGGTAAAGACCCGATTGTACGATCCATCGGCGCCGCATTCGCGGCTGGGGATAACCATCGCGAATTTCAAGGCGGGCGTCCGCGAGCTTGCCGGTATCGACGGGCTCCATTTCCACAATCTCTGCGAGCTCGGGAGCGATTCGCTCGAGCGTACGCTCAAAGCCGTCGAAAAGAAATTCTCGTTCTACTTCGACAGGATATCGTGGATCAATATGGGCGGCGGTCATCATATCACGCGTGATGACTATGACCGCGAACGTCTCATTCGCATCATTCGCGATCTCAAGGACCGCTATCACCTTACGGTGTATCTGGAACCGGGCGAGGCTATCGCGCTCAATACCGGGGTGCTCGTGTCGCGCGTGCTCGATGTGTTCTCCAATAATATGAACATCGCCATCCTCGATACATCCGCGGCAGCGCATATGCCCGATGTGCTCGAGATGCCGTATCGTCCGGAGATACAGGGCGCAGCATTGCCCGGGAAGAAGCGTTATACGTACCGTCTCGGCGGCATGACCTGTCTTGCCGGCGATATCATCGGCGATTACTCCTTCGACAGCCCCCTTGCCGTCGGCGACGCACTCGTGTTCGGCGACATGGCTCACTACACCATGGTGAAGAACAATACTTTCAACGGCGTTGGTCTCCCGTCGATATACCGCATCGACACCAGAACGGGAAAGCTCCGGCATGTCCGATCGTTCGGATATCTTGACTACCGCGGGCGTCTCAGCTGA
- a CDS encoding N-acetylglucosamine-6-phosphate deacetylase, with translation MKIPGFVDVQVNGYAAIDFSDPSLTDESLAQAADGVLSSGTAGFLPTIITSPMAVYERNIPLIVRMMRTERFRGRILGLHLEGPFISKEPGAVGAHDPGSVIPPSTDALDRLIALSEGTIRLITIAAEVQAADALCRYAVSKGITVSLGHELASYPDMVRLRDAGARALTHLGNGVPNMLPRHDNPIWAGAAIDGLSAMLITDGHHLPPPVITALIRAKGVANVVITSDASPLAGMPPGEYHTLGNRAVLEPSGKLHNPDKGCLVGSSVMMLACANHLNSLGIVTAKEIVLMGLDNPLALIGLSRKSLAPVKKGVRYEGSFIKQ, from the coding sequence ATGAAGATACCCGGTTTCGTCGATGTGCAGGTGAACGGCTATGCGGCCATCGATTTTTCCGATCCGTCGCTCACGGATGAGTCCTTAGCGCAGGCCGCTGACGGCGTCCTCTCGTCCGGTACGGCGGGTTTCCTCCCGACCATCATCACCAGTCCGATGGCGGTCTACGAAAGGAACATCCCCCTCATCGTGCGCATGATGCGAACGGAGCGTTTCCGCGGACGCATACTCGGCCTCCATCTCGAAGGCCCGTTCATCTCGAAGGAGCCGGGCGCGGTCGGCGCGCATGACCCGGGTAGCGTTATCCCGCCGTCCACCGACGCGCTCGACAGGCTCATCGCGCTTTCCGAAGGGACGATACGGCTCATCACGATAGCGGCGGAAGTGCAGGCGGCCGATGCGTTGTGCCGCTACGCAGTATCGAAAGGGATAACCGTATCGCTCGGGCATGAGCTTGCATCATACCCGGACATGGTACGTCTTCGCGACGCCGGCGCACGCGCGCTCACGCATTTAGGCAACGGTGTGCCCAACATGCTCCCGCGCCATGATAATCCGATATGGGCCGGGGCCGCGATCGACGGACTTTCTGCCATGCTCATCACCGACGGGCATCATCTCCCGCCGCCGGTGATAACCGCGCTCATTCGCGCGAAAGGCGTTGCGAACGTCGTCATCACAAGCGACGCATCGCCGCTCGCCGGGATGCCGCCGGGGGAATATCATACCCTCGGCAATCGCGCGGTGCTCGAACCCTCGGGTAAGCTCCACAATCCGGACAAGGGATGCCTCGTCGGCTCATCGGTGATGATGCTCGCATGCGCCAATCACCTCAATTCGCTTGGCATCGTTACGGCGAAGGAGATAGTACTCATGGGGCTTGATAATCCGCTTGCGCTCATCGGGCTTTCACGAAAGAGCCTCGCCCCCGTGAAGAAGGGTGTGCGCTATGAGGGATCGTTCATCAAGCAGTAG
- a CDS encoding LptA/OstA family protein: protein MVRYGSVIAFIIAAALAFAEPEVTRRSGDTMTFSNPEQTVTYEGNAKFIDGSNRILSDYMKFYLNDNRAFCQGNVRIFLSTNVLITAGRADYSEVTKSARVTQRPVLFMKSENITVKGDEMQRRFDNEITTATGNVSIERIDPTAGERVLGYGSMLRYDGARALATLAGAPRIVRKGATLTGERMEYSTERESIEAFGRAAIIFDPADEAGTNRENTITADRIQYLSAAGTNMVYGFGAIAVSVPRNDMVITGGFTVYDIANKFARMLNDPVCRFVTRETSVTADVIEYSFVTGKEVIDFLDKVVLVDNTGGMMMNAGHMRVFSKDGYTRIMKSPIAYLVREKIVVTAIYFEQFAGKNKLRANGDVIVRRDDVHAYADIAVYDMKSAKIKLWGGTPRMVQKERTIHAREIVMNVKSGTVELVDPEGALQ, encoded by the coding sequence ATGGTGCGATACGGTAGCGTCATAGCGTTCATCATTGCCGCGGCGCTCGCGTTCGCCGAGCCCGAGGTCACGCGCCGTTCCGGCGATACGATGACGTTCTCCAATCCCGAGCAGACGGTGACCTACGAGGGGAACGCGAAGTTCATCGACGGGAGCAACCGCATACTTTCCGATTACATGAAATTCTACCTCAACGACAATCGCGCGTTCTGTCAGGGCAATGTGCGTATATTCCTCTCGACGAACGTGCTCATCACCGCCGGCCGCGCCGATTACAGCGAGGTGACGAAGTCCGCCCGCGTAACGCAGCGTCCGGTGCTCTTCATGAAGAGCGAGAACATCACCGTCAAGGGCGATGAAATGCAGCGGCGTTTCGATAACGAGATCACAACAGCGACCGGCAATGTTTCCATTGAACGCATCGACCCGACGGCGGGCGAGCGCGTGCTCGGGTACGGCTCCATGCTCCGCTATGACGGTGCGCGCGCGCTGGCGACGCTCGCAGGTGCTCCGCGCATCGTCAGGAAGGGCGCCACCCTTACCGGTGAGCGCATGGAATATTCGACGGAACGCGAAAGCATCGAAGCGTTCGGCCGCGCCGCGATAATCTTCGACCCCGCCGATGAGGCGGGCACGAATCGCGAGAACACCATCACCGCCGACCGCATCCAGTACCTTTCCGCCGCAGGAACGAACATGGTGTACGGTTTCGGCGCCATCGCCGTGAGCGTCCCGCGCAATGATATGGTCATTACCGGCGGATTCACGGTATATGATATCGCCAATAAATTCGCACGCATGCTCAATGACCCCGTCTGCAGGTTCGTCACCCGCGAAACATCGGTCACTGCGGATGTCATCGAGTATTCGTTCGTCACGGGCAAAGAGGTCATCGATTTCCTCGACAAGGTCGTGCTCGTGGATAATACCGGCGGCATGATGATGAATGCGGGGCATATGCGTGTGTTCAGCAAGGACGGGTATACGCGGATAATGAAAAGCCCCATCGCCTATCTCGTCCGCGAAAAGATAGTGGTGACCGCCATCTATTTCGAACAGTTCGCCGGGAAGAACAAGCTGCGCGCCAACGGCGACGTCATCGTCCGGCGCGACGATGTGCATGCATATGCGGATATCGCTGTCTACGATATGAAAAGCGCCAAGATAAAGCTCTGGGGCGGCACGCCGAGGATGGTGCAGAAGGAACGGACCATTCACGCACGGGAAATAGTCATGAACGTGAAGAGCGGCACTGTTGAGCTTGTCGATCCCGAGGGTGCATTGCAATAG
- the lptC gene encoding LPS export ABC transporter periplasmic protein LptC: MKRFAAIASVIITALIACTDFSGKQRGPQNFERPPELEMQESFRSEYYDGSRKVWEAHASNARLFQERRLTELRHVRIRLFNGSNVSARVEAGMANLHAADNSIELISNVVLISTNGTRLYSHRILWDNRRGKMTSTNIVSIVHRNGDWIRGTGMEADMDLSHVVIKHEVDQGHSYGAIR, translated from the coding sequence ATGAAGCGCTTCGCCGCTATCGCTAGCGTCATCATTACTGCGCTTATCGCCTGCACCGATTTCAGCGGCAAGCAGCGCGGTCCGCAGAATTTCGAGCGCCCTCCCGAACTTGAGATGCAGGAAAGTTTCAGGAGCGAATATTACGACGGCAGCCGCAAGGTCTGGGAAGCGCATGCGAGCAATGCGCGGCTTTTTCAGGAGCGGCGCCTTACCGAGCTTCGCCACGTCCGCATACGATTGTTCAACGGGTCGAATGTCAGCGCACGGGTAGAGGCGGGCATGGCGAATCTGCATGCAGCGGATAATTCCATCGAGCTTATCAGCAATGTCGTCCTTATTTCGACGAACGGCACGCGGCTTTATTCGCATCGCATACTCTGGGATAATCGCCGGGGGAAGATGACGAGCACGAACATCGTTTCCATCGTCCACCGCAACGGCGACTGGATACGCGGCACCGGGATGGAAGCCGATATGGACCTCTCGCATGTCGTCATCAAGCATGAGGTCGATCAGGGGCACAGCTATGGTGCGATACGGTAG
- a CDS encoding HAD hydrolase family protein — MFRTLRYYLIKRRLSRIRLIVSDVDGVLTDGRIVVTDKGYEQKNYHSRDGFAIRLGREMGLSFAVLTARDTEAVRIRFKKQLKLTHVITGAADKGKAMEAILRDFHVTREETAYIGDEFIDLTAMAYAGVAFAPSDAAREVRHAADWVTHVPGGEGVLRETVMLILRAQGRSHEALRRYR, encoded by the coding sequence GTGTTCAGAACGCTGCGATATTACCTCATCAAACGCCGGCTCTCCCGCATCCGGCTCATCGTTTCGGACGTTGACGGCGTGCTCACCGACGGGCGCATTGTCGTGACCGATAAGGGCTATGAGCAGAAAAACTATCACTCGCGCGATGGTTTTGCGATACGATTGGGCCGCGAGATGGGGCTCTCGTTCGCCGTCCTAACCGCCCGCGATACCGAAGCGGTGCGCATACGGTTCAAGAAGCAGTTAAAGCTCACCCATGTGATAACCGGCGCAGCTGACAAAGGCAAGGCGATGGAAGCGATCCTCCGCGACTTTCACGTTACCCGTGAAGAAACGGCCTATATCGGTGACGAGTTCATCGATCTTACCGCGATGGCATACGCCGGTGTCGCGTTCGCCCCGAGCGATGCTGCACGAGAAGTGCGTCACGCGGCCGACTGGGTAACGCATGTGCCCGGCGGCGAGGGCGTGCTCCGTGAAACGGTCATGCTGATACTCCGCGCACAAGGACGCTCTCATGAAGCGCTTCGCCGCTATCGCTAG
- a CDS encoding alpha/beta hydrolase-fold protein, with protein sequence MFEKQTAAAIVFILVTGAAFSAPRTGGGRAVDPNAIAWVHELARASEGVRYETFESASMKHPVGYAIYLPPTYEKGTSARYPVIYWLHGIGGNEAQSSRLSSYLNGYIASGKAEPAIMVFVNGAIWSMYLDSFDGTIMVETSIIKELIPHIDSRYRTVASKIGRALEGFSMGGFGALHLAFKYPDLFASVVVYAPAVCMTNMIAQSHADIFRIMLNSDSERLTAEEPAGLAARNAEAIRLSLRIRIAVGTADIVYQGAKWLHEYLSALSIPHEYEEVPGAKHITGNYYDAVGEKGYRFHDAARK encoded by the coding sequence ATGTTTGAAAAACAGACTGCCGCGGCGATCGTTTTCATCCTTGTCACCGGGGCAGCGTTCTCTGCTCCGCGCACGGGCGGCGGACGCGCCGTCGACCCCAATGCCATCGCGTGGGTGCATGAGCTTGCGCGCGCATCAGAAGGTGTGCGATACGAAACGTTCGAAAGCGCTTCGATGAAACATCCGGTCGGCTATGCGATATATCTCCCGCCTACCTACGAGAAGGGAACATCCGCGCGGTATCCCGTCATATACTGGCTTCACGGCATCGGCGGCAATGAGGCGCAGAGCTCGCGGCTCTCGAGCTATCTCAACGGGTATATCGCATCAGGAAAAGCGGAGCCTGCCATCATGGTGTTCGTCAACGGCGCGATATGGAGCATGTACCTCGATTCATTTGACGGAACGATAATGGTCGAAACGAGCATCATCAAAGAACTTATCCCGCATATCGATTCCCGCTACCGCACCGTCGCATCGAAGATCGGCCGCGCACTTGAGGGATTTTCCATGGGCGGTTTCGGCGCGCTGCATCTTGCGTTCAAGTACCCCGACCTGTTCGCATCCGTGGTCGTCTATGCCCCGGCAGTGTGCATGACGAATATGATAGCGCAGAGCCACGCCGATATCTTCCGCATCATGTTGAACAGCGACAGTGAACGCCTGACCGCAGAAGAGCCGGCTGGTCTTGCCGCACGTAACGCCGAGGCGATACGCTTATCGCTCCGCATACGCATCGCGGTAGGCACTGCTGATATTGTGTATCAGGGTGCGAAATGGCTCCATGAATATCTTTCGGCCCTTTCTATCCCCCATGAATACGAGGAAGTGCCCGGAGCGAAACATATCACCGGGAATTATTACGACGCTGTCGGCGAGAAGGGGTACCGGTTCCACGATGCTGCGAGGAAATAG
- a CDS encoding AraC family transcriptional regulator gives MIQAAGLNKNKKPYFLNTYGRVMYYHSVIYLIKGEGFFEDDTTSRVRLTPGMAFFLYPNRWHYFDPKAGTRWTEYWITFDGIDAEKRFGDLIPSAPLYDIGLDDRIVAAYENLYNAWYFKSPGHEEYSSLLLHEILTRIYMKIHRYPETRQRNPVERVKSYMRENVAMAHIDYKELAERDGLTYEQLRKKFKEETGIPLTTYFLMLKMNRAKELLLNSDASINDITKQCGFAGPYYFSRFFKEREGVSPKRFRTKSFSYAERRYAERQ, from the coding sequence ATGATACAGGCAGCCGGACTCAACAAGAACAAGAAGCCGTACTTCCTCAATACCTACGGCAGGGTGATGTACTATCATTCGGTCATCTATCTCATCAAGGGCGAGGGTTTCTTCGAGGACGACACCACCTCGCGCGTACGGCTTACACCGGGCATGGCGTTCTTCCTCTACCCCAATAGATGGCATTATTTCGATCCGAAGGCGGGCACACGGTGGACGGAATACTGGATAACCTTCGACGGCATCGATGCGGAAAAACGTTTCGGCGATCTCATACCGTCCGCGCCGCTTTACGATATCGGCCTTGACGACAGGATAGTGGCGGCGTACGAGAACCTCTACAATGCGTGGTATTTCAAATCGCCGGGGCATGAGGAGTATTCATCGCTCCTTCTCCATGAGATACTCACCCGCATCTATATGAAGATACATCGCTATCCGGAAACGCGGCAGCGCAACCCCGTCGAGCGGGTGAAATCGTATATGCGTGAGAACGTTGCGATGGCGCACATCGATTATAAGGAACTCGCGGAACGGGACGGACTGACCTATGAGCAGCTTCGCAAGAAATTCAAGGAGGAGACGGGCATACCGCTCACTACGTATTTTCTCATGCTCAAGATGAACCGCGCGAAGGAGCTCCTCCTTAATTCCGACGCGAGCATCAATGACATCACGAAACAATGCGGATTCGCCGGGCCGTACTATTTCTCGCGCTTCTTCAAGGAGCGGGAGGGTGTTTCACCCAAGCGCTTCCGGACGAAGTCGTTCAGTTACGCCGAACGACGTTACGCGGAGCGGCAGTAA
- a CDS encoding AraC family transcriptional regulator: MRIVEIGFGSVLAGMETRPHAHSDACEFHYFMSGEGRFITRGESFDANRGRIFFSLPGDRHDTVLAGTRKVSLFYLRFHPSAEDDALIRRVRQRVPLKGLFIGVDHRHLFDEMIWRHESGEEDMREAARHELIAFCYSLAAKADTPHAERASPHVRAAIAYMQENVTSSLTLASIASHVRVNPSYLARLFRKATGFPPITYFMKMKIETAQYLLRETNRPVTSIASELSFCNPYHFSSTFKRHAGMSPRAYRTERHAV, from the coding sequence ATGCGTATCGTTGAGATAGGATTCGGCTCCGTGCTCGCGGGCATGGAAACGCGCCCCCACGCGCACTCGGACGCCTGCGAGTTCCACTACTTCATGAGCGGTGAAGGCCGCTTCATCACGCGCGGTGAATCCTTCGATGCCAACCGGGGACGGATATTCTTCTCCCTCCCCGGCGACCGGCACGACACGGTGCTTGCCGGTACACGCAAGGTATCGCTCTTCTATCTTCGCTTTCACCCAAGTGCAGAAGATGATGCGCTCATACGACGCGTGCGTCAGCGCGTGCCGCTGAAGGGGCTTTTCATCGGCGTCGATCACCGCCATCTTTTTGATGAAATGATATGGCGTCATGAAAGCGGCGAAGAGGACATGCGCGAGGCGGCACGGCATGAGCTTATCGCCTTCTGCTATTCCCTCGCGGCGAAAGCGGATACGCCGCATGCGGAACGCGCAAGCCCGCATGTGCGCGCAGCGATCGCCTACATGCAGGAGAACGTGACATCATCGCTCACGCTCGCATCGATAGCCTCCCATGTCCGCGTGAACCCGTCGTACCTTGCGCGGCTCTTCAGGAAGGCCACGGGGTTCCCGCCGATAACCTATTTCATGAAGATGAAGATAGAGACGGCGCAGTATCTTCTCCGCGAAACGAACAGGCCGGTCACATCGATAGCGTCCGAGCTCTCCTTCTGCAACCCCTATCACTTCAGCTCCACGTTCAAGCGCCATGCCGGCATGTCGCCGCGCGCATATCGCACGGAGCGCCACGCCGTATGA